DNA from Paraburkholderia sp. BL10I2N1:
CGGGCAGAACGTCGGCCGTATCGGTGCGGCGCTCGCAACCCAGGTGCCGTCCGTCGACGTGCGTTACGGCCCGGTTGAAAGTCTCCAACTCGGTGTGCGCCGGACGTGGGACATCGCGATCTACTCGTTGCGGATGTTCGGCCGGATGATCGTCGGCGAGGCGTCGCTGAAGAACCTGTCCGGTCCGGTGACCATCGCGGACTATGCGGGCAAGAGCGCGCGCCTGGGTCCGTCTGCGTTTTTGTCGTTCCTCGCGCTCGTCAGTATCAGCCTTGGCGTGTTAAACCTCTTACCAATTCCGGTATTGGACGGGGGGCATCTGTTATATTATTTGGTTGAAGCTGTAACTGGCAAAGCCGTATCCGATCGCTGGCAGCTCGTTTTGCAAAGAGCGGGGCTAGTTTGCATCGTCGCACTGTCGGCGATTGCGCTCTTCAACGATCTGGCTCGTTTAATCCATTTTTAAAGTGTCTGGCGGCGTTCACGATGGCGACCGCCCGACCCGATGCAGCTATACATACTGGGGAAGCACGTTGTTCAAACCTCATCGCTTTGTTCCAAAGACGGTTGTAGCCGCGGCATTTGCCGCGCATGGGCTGGTGGCTCACGCGACGACACCTTTCGTGGTGCAAGACATTCGGATCGAGGGGTTGCAACGCGTCGAGCCCGGTACCGTGTTCTCGTATCTGCCGATCAAGCAGGGCGACACCTTCAGCGACGACAAGGCTTCTGAAGCAATTCGCGCGCTGTATGCAACGGGCTTCTTCAACGATGTCAAGATTGCCACCGAAGGCAACGTCGTTGTCGTGCAGGTTCAGGAACGACCGGCCATCGGCACGATCGATTTCGCCGGCATCCACGAATTCGAAAAGGACAACCTGATCAAGGCGCTGCGCGCCGTGGGGCTGTCGCAAGGCCGTTATTACGACAAGGCGCTCGTCGACAAGGCCGAGCAGGAACTGAAGCGCCAGTACCTCACGCGTGGCTTCTATGCCGCAGAGGTCACCACCACAATTACTCCGATAGACCGAAACCGCGTGTCGGTACTGTTCTCGGTGGTCGAAGGTCCGAGCGCGAAGATCCGCCAGATCAACTTCATCGGCAACAAGACGTTCAGCAGCGGCACGCTGCTCGACGAAATGCAGCTGTCCACGCCGAACTGGTTCTCGTGGTACACGAAGAACGACCTGTACGCGAAGGAAAAGCTCACCGGCGACCTCGAGAATGTGCGTTCGTACTACCTGAACCGCGGCTATCTGGAGTTCAGCATCGAGTCGACCCAGGTCTCGATCTCGCCGGACAAGAAGGACATGTACCTGACGATCTCGCTGCACGAAGGCGAGCCGTACACGATTTCAAACATCAAGCTCGCGGGCAATCTGCTTGATCGCGAGGCGGAGCTCAACAAGCTCGTCAAGATCAAGGCGGGCGACCGGTTCTCGGCCGAGAAGCTGCAGGCCGCCACGAAGGCGATCGTCGACAAGCTCGGCGAGTACGGGTATGCGTTCGCCACCGTGAACGCGCTGCCGCAGATCGATCAGGAACATCACACGGTCGACCTGACACTGCAGGTCGATCCGAGCCGTCGCGTGTATGTGCGCCGGATCAACGTGGTCGGCAATACGCGAACGCGCGACGAAGTCGTGCGCCGTGAAATGCGTCAGCTCGAAAGCTCGTGGTTCGATTCGAACCGGCTTGCGTTGTCGAAAGACCGGATCAACCGTCTTGGCTACTTCACCGATGTCGACGTGACGACGATTCCGGTGGAAGGCACGCCCGACCAGGTGGACGTCGACGTCAAGGTGGCCGAAAAGCCGACTGGCGCGATTACGCTGGGTGCGGGCTTCTCGTCGACCGACAAGGTGGTGCTGTCGGCGGGCGTGTCGCAGGACAACGTGTTCGGTTCCGGCACGAGTCTGTCGGTCAACGTGAATACGGCGAAAACTTACCGTACGTTGACGGTCTCGCAGGTCGACCCGTACTTCACGGTCGACGGCATCAAACGGATCACGGACGTCTACTACCGGACCTACGAGCCGCTGTATTACTCGACGGATTCGAGCTTCAAGATCGTCACGATGGGCGCTGACCTGAAGTTTGGGATCCCGTTCTCCGAAGTCGATACCGTCTACTTCGGCGCCGGCTTCGAACAGAACACGCTCGACGTCGACGCAAACACGCCGGCCTCGTACCGGCAATACGTTCAGGACTTCGGCCGCGTATCGAACAACGTACCGCTCACTGTTGGCTGGTCGCGCGATGCACGTGACAGCGCGCTCGTCCCGAGCCGCGGCTACTTCACGCAGGCCAACGCGGAATACGGCACGCCGATCGGCGGCACACAGTATTACAAGGCTGACCTGCAGGCGCAGTACTATTATTCGTTTGCGCGTGGCTTCGTGCTTGGTTTCAACTTGCAGGGCGGTTATGGTAACGGCCTCTCCGGCAAGCCGTTCCCGATCTTCAAGAACTACTACGCCGGCGGTATCGGTTCGGTGCGGGGTTATGAGCCAAGCTCGCTGGGCCCGCGCGACAAGACCACGAATGACCCGATCGGTGGCTCGAAGATGGTGGTCGGCAACATCGAGCTGACGTTCCCGCTTCCGGGTACGGGGTATGACCGCACGCTGCGGGTGTTCACGTTCCTCGACGCCGGTAACGTGTGGGCGGATGCCAGCGCTTCCGCCAACTCGACCGGTGCGAACGGGCTGCGCTATGGCTACGGTGTGGGTCTTGCCTGGATTTCGCCAATTGGGCCTCTCAAGCTGAGCCTTGGCTTCCCGCTCCAGAAACACGACGGCGACCAGTACCAGAAGTTCCAGTTCCAGATCGGGACGGCATTCTGAGCGCGCAGTCCGGAATCACTTACAGTATCGAGAGGATGACTTTGCTAACCGGTATGTTTTCGAAACGAGCGATGTGTATGCTGGCGCTGGCGATGACACTCGGCATAAGCGCTGCGGCACAGGCGCAGGAAGCCAGGATCGCGGCGGTGAATTCCGACCGGATCCTGCGTGAGTCGACGGCGGCGAAGGCGGCGCAGACCAAGCTCGAAGCCGAGTTTGCAAAGCGCGACAAGGATCTGCAGGACATGGCACAGCGTCTGAAATCGATGTCCGATTCGCTCGACAAGAGTGGCCCGGCGATGTCAGCCTCAGACCGCGCACAGAAACAGCGGGACCTGTCGCAACTGGACACCGATTTCCAGCGCAAGCAGCGTGAGTTTCGCGAAGATCTGAACCAGCGTCGCAACGAGGAACTGGCGGCGGTGCTGGATCGTGCGAACAAGGTGATCAAGCAGATTGCCGAGCAGCAGCATTACGACCTGATCGTGCAGGAGGCGGTTTACGTCAGCCCGCGCATCGATATCACGGATCAGGTGCTGAAGGCACTGGCGGCGTCGAACAACGCCAACTGAAACGCAGGAGCAGCACACGCATGGCTTTTACGCTCGAGGAAGTTGCACGGCGGTTTGGCGGCGAAGTAGTTGGCAACCCGGCGCATCGCGTCGGCAGCCTGGCGCCGTTGGATCAGGCTGGCCCGGAACAACTGGCATTCCTCGCGAACCCGAAATATCTGTCGCAGGTGGAGACAACCCGTGCGGGCGCCGTGCTGATCAATGCCGGCGACCTCGCCAGGCTCGCTTCCAGCGAGGGTCGTAACTTCATCGTCACGCCGAATCCTTA
Protein-coding regions in this window:
- the bamA gene encoding outer membrane protein assembly factor BamA, with the protein product MFKPHRFVPKTVVAAAFAAHGLVAHATTPFVVQDIRIEGLQRVEPGTVFSYLPIKQGDTFSDDKASEAIRALYATGFFNDVKIATEGNVVVVQVQERPAIGTIDFAGIHEFEKDNLIKALRAVGLSQGRYYDKALVDKAEQELKRQYLTRGFYAAEVTTTITPIDRNRVSVLFSVVEGPSAKIRQINFIGNKTFSSGTLLDEMQLSTPNWFSWYTKNDLYAKEKLTGDLENVRSYYLNRGYLEFSIESTQVSISPDKKDMYLTISLHEGEPYTISNIKLAGNLLDREAELNKLVKIKAGDRFSAEKLQAATKAIVDKLGEYGYAFATVNALPQIDQEHHTVDLTLQVDPSRRVYVRRINVVGNTRTRDEVVRREMRQLESSWFDSNRLALSKDRINRLGYFTDVDVTTIPVEGTPDQVDVDVKVAEKPTGAITLGAGFSSTDKVVLSAGVSQDNVFGSGTSLSVNVNTAKTYRTLTVSQVDPYFTVDGIKRITDVYYRTYEPLYYSTDSSFKIVTMGADLKFGIPFSEVDTVYFGAGFEQNTLDVDANTPASYRQYVQDFGRVSNNVPLTVGWSRDARDSALVPSRGYFTQANAEYGTPIGGTQYYKADLQAQYYYSFARGFVLGFNLQGGYGNGLSGKPFPIFKNYYAGGIGSVRGYEPSSLGPRDKTTNDPIGGSKMVVGNIELTFPLPGTGYDRTLRVFTFLDAGNVWADASASANSTGANGLRYGYGVGLAWISPIGPLKLSLGFPLQKHDGDQYQKFQFQIGTAF
- a CDS encoding OmpH family outer membrane protein; translated protein: MLTGMFSKRAMCMLALAMTLGISAAAQAQEARIAAVNSDRILRESTAAKAAQTKLEAEFAKRDKDLQDMAQRLKSMSDSLDKSGPAMSASDRAQKQRDLSQLDTDFQRKQREFREDLNQRRNEELAAVLDRANKVIKQIAEQQHYDLIVQEAVYVSPRIDITDQVLKALAASNNAN